The following are encoded together in the Vicia villosa cultivar HV-30 ecotype Madison, WI unplaced genomic scaffold, Vvil1.0 ctg.000089F_1_1, whole genome shotgun sequence genome:
- the LOC131623871 gene encoding glucan endo-1,3-beta-glucosidase-like: MSIILVFIGVLLSSTAVEFTGAQSVGVCYGGNGNNLPANKQVVIDLYKSNGIGKIRLFNPDQDALKALKNSNIEVILGIPNDVLKSLTNAQAAADWVNQNVKPYSPSVKIKYIAVGNEIHADSPEASSVLPALQNIQNAITSSNLGQIKVSTAIDTTLIGKSYPPNDGAFSDGSVGYIRPIVNFLASNGLPLLANVYPYFAYANNQQNIGLDYALFTKQGNNEVGYQNLFDAILDSIYAALEKVGGSNVKIVVSESGWPSEGGPGASVGNAGTYYGNLIKHAKGGTPKRPNGPIETYLFAMFDENQKGGAETEKHFGLFRPDQSPKYQLSFN; encoded by the exons ATGTCTATCATATTGGTGTTTATTGGAGTATTATTATCTTCCACTGCAGTAGAGTTTACGG GTGCACAATCCGTAGGCGTTTGTTATGGAGGAAATGGAAATAATCTCCCAGCAAATAAGCAAGTAGTGATAGATTTATACAAATCAAATGGAATTGGCAAAATCCGCTTATTCAATCCAGATCAAGATGCACTTAAAGCCCTAAAAAATTCAAACATAGAAGTAATCCTCGGCATCCCAAACGACGTTCTTAAATCACTCACAAATGCTCAAGCCGCAGCTGATTGGGTCAACCAAAACGTAAAACCCTATTCACCAAGTGTTAAAATCAAATACATTGCAGTAGGGAACGAAATTCATGCAGATTCACCGGAAGCAAGTTCAGTTCTTCCCGCATTGCAAAACATTCAAAACGCAATAACTTCATCCAATTTAGGACAAATTAAAGTGTCCACCGCGATAGACACAACTCTAATTGGAAAATCTTACCCACCAAACGACGGCGCTTTTAGCGACGGTTCAGTTGGTTACATAAGGCCTATTGTTAACTTTTTAGCTAGCAATGGTTTACCACTTCTTGCTAATGTGTATCCTTATTTTGCATATGCTAATAACCAACAAAACATTGGTCTTGACTATGCTTTGTTTACAAAACAAGGGAATAATGAAGTTGGGTACCAAAATTTGTTTGATGCAATTTTGGACTCAATTTATGCTGCTCTTGAAAAGGTAGGGGGTTCTAATGTGAAGATTGTTGTGTCTGAAAGTGGATGGCCATCTGAAGGTGGACCTGGAGCTAGTGTTGGAAATGCTGGAACATATTATGGGAATTTGATTAAGCATGCTAAGGGTGGGACTCCTAAGAGGCCTAATGGACCTATTGAGACTTATCTTTTTGCCATGTTTGATGAAAATCAGAAGGGAGGTGCTGAAACTGAGAAACACTTTGGACTCTTTAGGCCTGATCAATCACCTAAGTATCAACTAAGTTTCAATTGa